A window of Fictibacillus halophilus contains these coding sequences:
- a CDS encoding accessory Sec system S-layer assembly protein, whose product MLSLFKKKNLNKTGEDTTVSSEELLNETSANLSAEEEVETSLHYSPAYMPTQELKYVYQFLNLDLTPLKPNQVSLSGIDLKQDGGDVTVTAFIRNSLDKAIQLQEIPLLLLGVEDEMLGRKVFNFAEVGEIPAKSSTPWVFTFSGDELATVEEFPKTGWKLAFELKTARRHELDLEESWANSLPEEDKARLHQLVAEIQAPKPGEVNFMGLQAKQTSEGNLHVTMLIRNGSDKNIQLQQLPLEVTDASEEVIAKGGFTLDDLEVKANTSKPWTFIFPSDLVLKENVDLSVWKAYPPQQHS is encoded by the coding sequence ATGCTTTCTCTTTTTAAAAAGAAAAACTTAAACAAGACTGGAGAAGACACAACGGTGTCCTCTGAAGAATTATTAAATGAAACGAGTGCTAATCTTTCTGCTGAGGAAGAAGTGGAAACATCACTTCACTACTCTCCTGCCTATATGCCAACACAGGAATTAAAATATGTATATCAATTCTTAAATCTTGATCTGACTCCACTTAAACCTAACCAGGTATCACTTTCTGGGATCGATTTAAAACAGGATGGTGGAGATGTGACGGTTACAGCCTTCATTCGCAACAGTTTGGATAAGGCGATTCAACTACAAGAGATTCCTCTACTACTTTTAGGTGTAGAGGATGAGATGTTGGGTCGTAAAGTGTTCAACTTTGCTGAGGTTGGCGAGATACCAGCGAAAAGCAGTACGCCATGGGTTTTCACGTTCAGTGGAGATGAATTGGCTACTGTTGAGGAGTTCCCTAAAACCGGCTGGAAACTTGCTTTTGAATTAAAGACGGCACGAAGACATGAACTAGATTTAGAGGAGAGCTGGGCGAACAGCCTTCCTGAAGAGGACAAAGCTCGCTTGCACCAGCTGGTCGCTGAAATTCAAGCACCGAAACCTGGTGAAGTGAACTTTATGGGACTTCAGGCGAAGCAAACTTCCGAAGGCAATTTGCATGTGACGATGCTCATTCGAAATGGCTCGGATAAAAATATTCAGTTGCAGCAGCTGCCTTTAGAAGTAACAGATGCCTCTGAAGAAGTCATCGCAAAAGGCGGATTTACGCTGGATGATTTAGAAGTGAAGGCAAACACGAGCAAGCCATGGACATTTATCTTCCCTAGCGACCTCGTGTTGAAGGAAAATGTAGACCTATCTGTGTGGAAAGCTTATCCACCGCAACAACATTCTTAA
- a CDS encoding stalk domain-containing protein codes for MGKRQLHSFMALCLIVSLFSTFSFTGNQTVEAAHDLVNPNQFYTYDEMITDMKELAAHYPGLVSYKEIGRSEYNRPIYAIKLGKGNANVLINGSHHAREWISTNLSMDMIDEYASAYTNGDSLGKYNVRDVLNKTTMWFVPMVNPDGVTLQQYGLTKFPSADQFKLINMNEGSTDFKRWKANARGVDLNRQYAADWANIKNNKPGPSWSNYKGTAPVNQAESRVMVNFTAQVNPEMAIAYHTSGEILYWNFHQTGSWYNRDHAYAKAIGNMTGYSLIYPGTNPSGGGYTDWFIIKYKRPGFTPELGNYAGNTHVPVSEYPAIWSQNKYVGLYVAQEGYKLYVNSPRYEPEQKITVKVNGELFSYDEDAFAKDGRTYVPLRGIFEKLEATVNYDVSTGVIKASRWDRTVTFKLGSKTATVVSASGTSTVTFDAAPQVIDNRTMVPLRFIANALGAETKWDNATYTASITDRYVMDANVKNPKPVAVTIDGVKQNFDPAAHIYGYDTVYLPLRDLLTAMGATVTFANNIVTAEKDGMKMVINLKERTISVNGKYIFMSEPVVVDQNTTMLPIRIISEAFGFNVVWSQSEWTVHVSNAAAAVEQPAEEAPAVETEAVNVEEQQPEAEGTAPADPDVDGETAPGEETAPVEETTPDEGTLPGGEPTHEEEGATGEETPAVEQGSSTEETTEDHAVEESSVKESENGQIESQSVQNLEETPVNEEK; via the coding sequence TTGGGGAAGCGACAACTTCATAGTTTTATGGCTCTTTGTCTGATCGTCTCTTTGTTTTCGACGTTTAGTTTTACGGGAAACCAAACGGTGGAAGCAGCACACGATCTTGTAAATCCAAATCAATTTTATACATATGATGAGATGATTACAGACATGAAAGAACTGGCGGCGCACTATCCAGGCTTAGTCAGCTATAAAGAGATTGGACGCAGTGAATATAATCGTCCGATCTATGCGATCAAACTAGGAAAAGGCAATGCGAATGTTCTTATTAATGGTTCACATCATGCCCGTGAATGGATCTCTACGAATCTATCCATGGATATGATTGACGAATATGCTAGTGCATATACGAACGGTGATTCTTTAGGAAAGTATAACGTTCGTGATGTGTTAAACAAAACAACGATGTGGTTTGTGCCGATGGTAAATCCGGACGGTGTTACGCTGCAACAGTACGGATTGACGAAATTTCCGTCTGCAGATCAGTTTAAACTCATCAACATGAACGAAGGCAGCACAGATTTTAAACGTTGGAAAGCAAACGCTCGTGGTGTAGATCTTAACCGACAATATGCTGCAGATTGGGCGAACATCAAGAACAATAAACCAGGTCCATCCTGGAGCAATTACAAAGGTACTGCGCCTGTTAACCAAGCAGAATCAAGAGTGATGGTGAATTTCACCGCACAGGTTAATCCTGAGATGGCCATCGCCTATCATACGAGTGGCGAGATCCTGTATTGGAACTTTCATCAAACAGGAAGCTGGTATAACCGAGACCACGCCTACGCAAAAGCGATCGGAAATATGACAGGATACAGCCTGATCTATCCTGGAACAAATCCTTCGGGTGGAGGATACACAGACTGGTTCATTATTAAATACAAGCGTCCAGGATTCACACCTGAACTTGGAAACTATGCTGGCAATACGCATGTTCCCGTTTCAGAGTATCCAGCGATCTGGTCGCAGAATAAATATGTTGGGCTTTATGTAGCGCAAGAGGGCTATAAACTGTATGTGAACAGTCCACGTTACGAGCCTGAACAGAAAATTACCGTAAAAGTGAATGGCGAGCTTTTCAGCTATGATGAAGATGCATTTGCAAAAGACGGCCGCACGTATGTACCACTTCGTGGAATCTTTGAAAAGTTAGAAGCAACAGTTAATTACGATGTCTCAACTGGTGTGATAAAAGCAAGCAGATGGGACAGAACGGTAACCTTTAAGCTTGGCTCAAAAACGGCGACCGTCGTTTCGGCTAGTGGCACATCGACTGTAACGTTTGATGCTGCACCTCAAGTGATCGACAACCGAACGATGGTACCGCTTCGCTTTATTGCGAACGCCCTTGGAGCTGAAACAAAGTGGGATAACGCAACCTATACAGCTTCAATCACAGATCGTTACGTAATGGATGCGAACGTAAAAAATCCGAAACCAGTTGCCGTGACAATTGATGGGGTAAAGCAAAACTTTGATCCTGCAGCACATATTTATGGATATGACACAGTATACTTACCGCTTCGTGATCTTTTAACAGCAATGGGTGCAACGGTTACATTTGCTAACAATATTGTTACCGCAGAAAAAGACGGAATGAAAATGGTCATCAACTTAAAAGAACGCACTATTTCTGTAAATGGTAAATACATTTTCATGAGCGAGCCAGTAGTCGTTGATCAAAATACAACGATGCTGCCGATCCGTATTATTTCTGAAGCATTTGGCTTCAATGTCGTATGGTCTCAGAGTGAATGGACGGTCCATGTTTCAAATGCGGCCGCTGCGGTTGAACAGCCAGCAGAGGAAGCTCCAGCTGTAGAAACGGAAGCTGTAAATGTGGAAGAGCAGCAGCCTGAAGCAGAAGGAACAGCTCCTGCTGATCCGGATGTGGATGGAGAAACAGCACCGGGTGAGGAGACTGCTCCGGTTGAGGAAACAACGCCAGATGAAGGCACTTTACCAGGTGGAGAGCCGACTCATGAAGAAGAGGGAGCAACCGGTGAGGAAACTCCAGCAGTTGAGCAGGGTTCATCTACGGAAGAGACTACTGAAGATCACGCTGTAGAAGAAAGTTCAGTAAAAGAATCGGAAAATGGTCAGATTGAATCTCAATCTGTTCAGAATTTAGAAGAAACACCCGTGAATGAAGAAAAATAA
- a CDS encoding S-layer homology domain-containing protein translates to MRGRFLKRKTGAVLALLLAGQTAFGASYTYASEFVNSKTVKEIKLSKSATFKEITYKSASANQDIFMLETKWGQPHTTVKVGVPNPISSLMTVSKRAKLDNRPGHYVVGAVNASFFRSNDKYGYAPTGVLSQNNEIVNYGVVTGDSTSPMNVAVGFGIGADGEPIIDYTRPSLSFSFGGKTLPLYSMNSVRESEAGILYTKDNKLASSGTNEWGTEVIITNTSKDPAEIGFGDTITGTVSEITRLSQKADRSIPKGGMIVSFAGGDFSKQLAGLKPGDKVSVSANIEQKWKDAEFILGSGPMLVRNGKVEISMSSNDYLVKDRAPRTVVAYDKDNKKLFFIVNDGRSSASKGSSLPAMANYLISLGADYAMNLDGGGSSAMVARPYGAYEPVLMNTPSDGVERAVSSILEVVNTAPAGNTAMLVLGEAPALEVGMSGAVPLKYALDENYNRLNLTSSQLNWTVEGGVGIMQGNVFYAKKEGKGALVATHGGAVARIPVTVTNSVPSHTKVLPLDSFNSLANWSTIGARSKVTLSGDSYLAREGSAAKVSYDFTNSGGETAAAYLDAKQAIPVKGNPHSLGVWVHNDGSGHWLRGQIVDAAGKAQTIDFTEQGGMTWKGWKYADVKLSSDLAYPIKVKQLYFAETNAAKHNKGTIYFDKLQAVYDAGYAEPLFTDLEKASWAKESILKLTGQNIISGYPNGKFGPNDKITRLQAATMISKQMGLETKNVVNPGFKDVSPSTYGYGTIAAVAKVGAMSGFPDGRFGPDETLSRGEMASIIQRAYELKGQTSKSFTDVKQSFWAYGSIQTVLANGITSGYEDGTFRPLNPITRAEFSSMLDRYIN, encoded by the coding sequence ATGCGGGGAAGATTTTTAAAGAGGAAAACGGGGGCTGTATTAGCGCTCTTATTAGCAGGACAGACTGCTTTCGGTGCTAGTTATACATACGCTTCAGAGTTTGTTAACTCAAAAACAGTGAAAGAGATCAAACTATCAAAAAGTGCAACTTTTAAAGAGATTACATATAAAAGTGCTTCTGCGAATCAAGATATTTTTATGCTTGAAACAAAATGGGGGCAGCCTCATACAACCGTAAAGGTAGGGGTGCCGAATCCGATCAGTTCGTTAATGACGGTTTCCAAAAGAGCAAAATTAGATAATCGTCCAGGCCATTATGTCGTTGGTGCTGTAAATGCTTCATTCTTTCGCTCAAACGATAAGTATGGATATGCACCCACTGGCGTTCTTTCACAAAACAATGAAATCGTAAACTATGGAGTTGTAACAGGAGATTCAACGTCACCAATGAATGTAGCAGTCGGATTCGGAATCGGTGCTGATGGAGAGCCGATCATTGACTATACACGTCCAAGTCTATCATTTTCATTTGGTGGAAAAACGTTGCCGTTATACAGCATGAACTCTGTGCGTGAATCAGAAGCAGGCATTCTTTATACAAAGGATAACAAGCTAGCGTCTTCGGGTACGAACGAATGGGGCACAGAAGTAATTATTACAAATACGTCAAAAGATCCTGCTGAGATTGGTTTCGGTGATACGATCACAGGAACGGTTTCAGAGATTACGAGATTAAGTCAAAAAGCTGACCGTTCCATTCCTAAAGGAGGAATGATCGTTTCGTTTGCAGGTGGCGATTTTTCTAAGCAATTAGCGGGCTTAAAACCAGGAGACAAGGTGTCCGTTTCAGCGAACATCGAGCAAAAATGGAAAGATGCCGAGTTTATTTTAGGCAGCGGGCCAATGCTTGTTCGTAACGGAAAAGTCGAAATCTCAATGTCTAGTAATGACTATCTTGTAAAAGACAGAGCTCCACGTACGGTTGTAGCGTACGATAAAGATAATAAAAAGCTTTTCTTTATCGTTAATGATGGGCGTTCTTCAGCTAGTAAAGGCTCCAGTCTTCCAGCCATGGCAAACTATTTGATCTCGCTTGGTGCAGATTATGCGATGAACCTAGATGGAGGTGGATCATCAGCGATGGTTGCACGTCCGTACGGAGCTTATGAACCGGTATTAATGAATACACCATCAGATGGAGTGGAGCGAGCAGTTTCTTCTATTCTGGAAGTTGTTAATACAGCACCAGCAGGGAATACAGCAATGCTTGTTTTAGGCGAAGCGCCAGCACTTGAAGTAGGAATGAGTGGCGCTGTTCCGTTAAAATACGCGCTAGACGAGAACTATAACCGTCTCAACCTAACATCATCACAGTTAAACTGGACGGTTGAAGGTGGAGTAGGAATCATGCAAGGAAACGTCTTTTATGCGAAAAAAGAAGGAAAAGGTGCACTTGTCGCTACTCATGGTGGAGCTGTAGCAAGGATTCCCGTTACAGTTACAAATTCAGTTCCATCCCATACAAAAGTGTTGCCACTCGATTCATTTAACTCGCTAGCTAATTGGAGCACGATTGGAGCACGTTCGAAAGTAACACTATCTGGAGATTCCTATTTAGCAAGAGAAGGATCTGCAGCGAAAGTTAGCTATGATTTTACAAATAGCGGTGGAGAAACAGCAGCTGCGTATCTAGATGCTAAACAAGCGATACCTGTAAAAGGCAATCCTCATTCACTTGGAGTATGGGTGCATAATGATGGATCTGGTCACTGGCTTCGCGGTCAGATTGTCGATGCTGCAGGAAAAGCTCAAACGATTGATTTTACAGAGCAAGGTGGAATGACGTGGAAGGGTTGGAAATATGCTGACGTTAAGCTCAGTTCCGATCTTGCGTATCCGATAAAAGTGAAACAGCTATATTTTGCTGAGACAAATGCAGCTAAGCATAACAAAGGAACGATCTATTTTGATAAGCTGCAAGCGGTTTATGATGCCGGTTATGCTGAGCCACTCTTTACTGATCTCGAAAAAGCGTCTTGGGCAAAGGAGTCGATCTTAAAATTAACGGGCCAGAACATTATCAGCGGTTATCCGAATGGAAAATTTGGTCCTAATGACAAGATTACTCGTCTTCAAGCAGCAACAATGATTTCAAAACAGATGGGGCTTGAAACTAAAAATGTCGTTAACCCAGGCTTTAAAGATGTTTCACCAAGTACTTATGGATATGGAACCATTGCAGCTGTAGCAAAGGTTGGCGCGATGTCAGGATTCCCTGATGGCCGTTTTGGACCAGACGAGACCTTAAGTCGTGGTGAAATGGCGTCCATTATCCAACGAGCTTATGAGTTAAAAGGACAAACATCAAAATCGTTTACAGATGTTAAACAAAGCTTCTGGGCATACGGTTCAATTCAGACTGTATTAGCTAATGGAATAACGAGTGGGTATGAAGATGGTACGTTCCGTCCGCTTAATCCGATTACTCGTGCTGAATTTTCATCCATGTTAGATCGTTATATCAATTAA
- a CDS encoding FAD-dependent oxidoreductase codes for MKKWIAVILVMVLAGGAATGYYLYKNDDVVRIDENLPLDTYDVIVVGGEPESVAAAVASARAGAKTLMLVERDGLGGLFTYGELNFLDLGIDKDKKPANAGIFKEWHEMVDKEISFDLDKAEKAFDELVKNEENITLKLETKVEKVELTEDENAIKQIQTKGSDGVMRYKAKRYIDTTAHADFAALAKVPYFIGQEDIGKKETSMSVTLMMHFKNVDWSKVYKVAKDETFGEAVVQPRTAYGFWGVVEAYKPESERTRLRGLNIARVTDGDIYINALQIFGVDGLDEKSKKEAIEIGKKETKHVLKFLRENFPGFENAEIADFPDELYVRETRHIKAEYQLPISDVWEYKDHWDSIAFGSYPVDVQATEPDGEDYIILNPKQYAIPFRSLVPKKIDNLLVASKASGFSSLAAGSARIVPTGMSTAEAAGIASVLSYEKEVNFREMSKDKKLIKNLQKELIAKDAHLYPFKLNYLYEGKWYYPAVKDLYTRGLLFAGYENDLKPQEPFTEEQFVWMVKNGVERTDRELYKKIDWPEISGDQSLTRDKAARYIFEWFIKSDKQHNNPWAAAAKKGYLNGEVFKRVDENRPLLKEEGYSLVSSILKQVEKKNK; via the coding sequence TTGAAAAAATGGATAGCTGTAATATTGGTAATGGTACTAGCAGGAGGAGCAGCTACAGGCTATTATCTGTATAAGAATGATGATGTAGTTCGAATCGACGAGAACCTTCCACTCGATACGTATGATGTAATTGTGGTTGGAGGTGAACCTGAAAGTGTAGCAGCTGCTGTTGCGTCTGCAAGAGCAGGAGCGAAGACACTCATGTTAGTAGAACGTGATGGACTAGGTGGATTGTTTACATACGGGGAGTTGAACTTCTTAGATCTTGGGATAGATAAGGACAAAAAACCAGCCAACGCAGGAATATTTAAAGAATGGCATGAGATGGTAGATAAAGAAATTTCGTTTGATCTGGATAAAGCGGAGAAAGCTTTTGATGAACTGGTAAAGAACGAAGAGAATATTACGTTGAAGCTCGAGACAAAAGTGGAAAAAGTGGAACTTACTGAAGACGAGAATGCGATCAAGCAGATTCAGACAAAAGGCTCTGACGGTGTGATGCGTTATAAAGCGAAACGATACATTGATACGACGGCACATGCTGATTTTGCGGCACTTGCAAAAGTTCCATATTTTATAGGTCAAGAGGACATCGGGAAGAAAGAAACGAGTATGTCGGTCACGCTCATGATGCATTTTAAGAACGTGGACTGGAGCAAGGTATATAAAGTTGCGAAGGATGAGACGTTTGGGGAAGCAGTCGTTCAACCACGTACGGCATATGGCTTCTGGGGTGTTGTAGAAGCGTATAAGCCTGAAAGTGAACGGACTCGATTGCGCGGACTCAACATTGCTCGCGTAACGGACGGTGACATCTATATTAACGCTCTACAGATTTTTGGTGTAGATGGATTAGACGAGAAATCTAAAAAAGAAGCGATTGAGATTGGGAAAAAAGAAACAAAGCATGTATTGAAATTTTTACGAGAGAATTTCCCTGGTTTTGAAAATGCAGAGATTGCTGATTTTCCGGATGAACTGTATGTACGTGAAACGCGACACATTAAGGCAGAGTATCAGCTTCCTATCTCTGATGTTTGGGAATACAAAGATCATTGGGACTCGATTGCGTTTGGATCTTATCCCGTAGATGTGCAAGCGACAGAACCAGACGGAGAGGATTACATTATTCTAAACCCTAAGCAGTACGCGATTCCGTTTCGTTCTCTAGTTCCAAAAAAAATTGACAACTTACTAGTAGCGAGTAAAGCATCCGGCTTTTCGTCCTTAGCAGCGGGCAGTGCTCGAATCGTTCCTACAGGAATGTCAACTGCAGAGGCAGCAGGCATCGCTTCTGTTCTTTCTTATGAAAAAGAAGTGAATTTCCGTGAGATGTCAAAGGACAAGAAGCTCATTAAAAATCTTCAAAAAGAGTTAATCGCAAAGGATGCTCACTTATATCCTTTTAAACTGAACTATTTATATGAAGGAAAGTGGTATTATCCAGCGGTAAAAGATTTGTATACAAGAGGTCTTCTATTCGCAGGTTATGAAAATGACCTGAAGCCACAGGAACCATTTACAGAGGAGCAGTTTGTGTGGATGGTGAAGAATGGTGTTGAACGAACCGACCGAGAGCTATACAAAAAGATAGACTGGCCAGAAATCTCAGGTGATCAATCATTAACTCGTGACAAAGCAGCACGTTATATCTTCGAGTGGTTTATCAAGAGTGATAAGCAACACAATAATCCATGGGCAGCCGCTGCGAAAAAAGGCTACTTGAATGGTGAGGTATTTAAGCGTGTTGATGAGAACAGACCACTTCTTAAAGAAGAAGGATATTCACTTGTTTCTAGTATCCTCAAACAAGTAGAAAAGAAAAATAAATAA
- a CDS encoding stalk domain-containing protein: protein MRLRNQLISLGIGLSLTLSPLTFSEKADASSSISLYMNGAKQQYDQQPIIKENRALVPIRAVSEGLGATVTYQSSDQTVRIKKDSINIYLKIGSKTAYINGVKRILDVPAQAVNNRVVVPLRFVGETLHAKVAYDSRNKSVHITGADFTKFVETNQEKVVTITKLKHGLPYINKGAGVVVSPSLVLTTQTAVNQAEGAYIETVKGEKVQVEGIVDMDLIENIALIKLASPLTIKPVNVHFSGVSKGQKAVAIDASKGTEVKVDGFENRLSEQLYTKTPYVNSFIGTPLFNYEGDVIGLSSELDLDNTIEYYESTSKVEKWKQYFSMNHSDIKTSGFFHKLPLNKMKTITDVLLGMDDVEVQSLQKGDIYVDSKFPYLSYKNDDTIAPGGYASFEFFRKERMLNRISYQYSSEKMTQKEATTLFNEMKARLEKLHGTPYKIDQDWNVNEENQYRDLYVHWLPKFNEEKPVVWLSVEEDTLNEAYRFELYYYYGGTYRK, encoded by the coding sequence ATGAGACTTAGAAATCAACTTATAAGTTTAGGTATCGGACTTTCACTTACGTTATCACCTTTAACATTTTCTGAAAAAGCGGATGCGAGTAGTTCCATTTCGTTATATATGAACGGAGCAAAGCAACAATACGACCAGCAGCCTATCATTAAAGAGAACCGTGCCCTTGTTCCAATCCGAGCAGTTTCAGAGGGCCTTGGAGCTACTGTTACGTATCAATCTTCTGACCAAACTGTACGAATTAAGAAGGATAGTATCAATATTTACTTGAAGATAGGCTCGAAAACGGCCTATATCAACGGAGTGAAAAGAATACTTGATGTGCCAGCTCAAGCGGTAAACAACCGGGTTGTAGTACCACTACGTTTTGTGGGAGAGACTTTGCACGCAAAGGTCGCTTACGATTCCAGAAATAAAAGCGTACATATAACAGGAGCTGATTTTACGAAGTTTGTAGAAACAAACCAAGAAAAGGTAGTAACAATCACAAAATTGAAGCATGGTTTGCCTTATATTAATAAAGGGGCTGGTGTTGTCGTTAGTCCAAGTCTCGTTTTGACAACACAAACTGCTGTAAACCAAGCTGAAGGAGCATACATTGAGACAGTGAAAGGAGAGAAGGTTCAGGTTGAAGGTATTGTAGATATGGACCTTATCGAAAATATAGCTCTTATAAAGTTAGCATCGCCATTAACGATCAAGCCTGTAAACGTTCATTTTTCTGGTGTTTCGAAAGGGCAAAAAGCTGTTGCGATTGATGCTTCTAAAGGAACTGAAGTAAAAGTAGATGGTTTTGAGAATCGATTGAGTGAGCAGCTTTATACGAAGACTCCATATGTAAACTCATTTATCGGTACACCACTTTTTAATTATGAAGGTGACGTGATCGGGTTATCCAGCGAGCTTGATTTAGACAATACGATCGAGTACTATGAATCAACTTCAAAAGTCGAGAAATGGAAGCAATACTTCTCAATGAATCACTCTGATATCAAGACGAGTGGATTTTTCCACAAGCTACCTTTGAATAAAATGAAGACGATTACGGATGTTTTGTTAGGAATGGATGATGTTGAAGTGCAATCACTTCAAAAAGGTGACATTTATGTGGATTCAAAGTTTCCGTACCTCAGCTACAAAAATGATGACACGATTGCACCTGGAGGATATGCAAGTTTTGAATTTTTCCGTAAAGAAAGGATGCTGAATCGAATTTCATATCAATACAGCTCTGAAAAAATGACACAAAAAGAAGCAACAACGTTGTTTAATGAGATGAAAGCACGCTTGGAGAAACTGCACGGTACACCTTATAAAATTGATCAGGACTGGAACGTCAATGAGGAGAATCAATACAGGGATCTTTATGTTCATTGGCTCCCTAAATTTAATGAGGAAAAGCCAGTTGTATGGTTATCTGTGGAAGAAGATACTCTCAATGAGGCTTATAGGTTTGAGCTGTATTATTACTATGGCGGTACGTATAGAAAGTAA
- a CDS encoding S-layer homology domain-containing protein yields MKKFIGGLVSAAILAGTIASPVKAEYKDPWDNYYPDDTWDTWAETEMLDLLQADILRGQKEYNRKQGIVYLYLKPNNTISRAEFVAMIVRALELETTKTGTAFTDTKGHWAQNDINTASALGVVSGKTATTFDPNGKITRAEISSILVRAFDPTVDFTKGTAKTFADLKSNHWAYNHIRQANQVEIVGGTSPTQVSPDTNATRAEAAVMIRRALWKEEVGLPQAGALTTLVLQNEKDGMAAFNEQDLDKLTMLNDKNHYGLVHAMMGQFLGLGYEEEIPEDEEPVEGEEEFFYEEKQELISEPKLTLVSSSTRFAKVNVENFIVKYTITYYDEELKKNVTDTYEEDLSSMYHLIKRDDSWKVYSTDYLTGVLYDTYFEEEQE; encoded by the coding sequence TTGAAAAAGTTTATTGGGGGATTAGTAAGTGCGGCGATCCTAGCTGGAACAATCGCTTCACCGGTTAAAGCAGAGTATAAAGATCCGTGGGATAACTATTATCCAGATGATACGTGGGATACATGGGCAGAGACAGAAATGCTTGATTTGTTACAAGCTGATATTTTACGTGGTCAAAAAGAATATAACCGCAAGCAAGGAATTGTTTACCTTTATTTAAAACCGAACAACACGATTTCACGTGCTGAATTTGTTGCGATGATCGTTCGTGCATTGGAGTTAGAAACAACAAAAACCGGAACAGCATTTACTGATACAAAAGGTCACTGGGCTCAAAACGATATCAACACGGCGAGTGCATTAGGAGTGGTTTCTGGAAAAACAGCAACAACTTTTGATCCGAACGGCAAGATCACTCGTGCTGAAATCTCATCGATCCTTGTTAGAGCATTCGATCCAACTGTGGACTTTACGAAAGGTACGGCAAAAACGTTTGCTGACTTAAAGAGCAACCACTGGGCGTATAATCATATTCGTCAAGCCAACCAAGTTGAAATTGTAGGTGGAACGTCTCCTACGCAAGTTTCTCCTGACACAAACGCAACACGTGCAGAAGCTGCAGTTATGATTCGCAGAGCGCTTTGGAAAGAAGAAGTAGGTCTTCCTCAAGCAGGAGCACTAACGACTCTAGTTCTACAGAACGAAAAAGATGGCATGGCAGCTTTTAATGAACAAGATCTCGATAAACTGACAATGCTAAACGACAAGAATCACTATGGCCTTGTTCATGCGATGATGGGTCAATTCCTTGGATTAGGATATGAAGAAGAGATTCCAGAAGATGAAGAGCCTGTAGAAGGAGAAGAAGAATTCTTCTATGAAGAAAAACAAGAGTTGATTAGTGAACCGAAGTTAACGCTTGTCTCTTCTTCAACTCGCTTTGCAAAAGTAAATGTAGAAAACTTTATCGTGAAGTATACGATCACTTATTATGATGAAGAGTTAAAGAAAAATGTGACAGATACTTATGAAGAGGATCTTTCTAGCATGTATCATCTGATCAAGCGTGATGATTCATGGAAAGTGTATTCTACAGACTACTTAACAGGTGTCCTTTATGACACTTATTTTGAAGAGGAACAAGAGTAA